The nucleotide sequence CGGGACACAGCCGTGCGGAGGTTGGCGGCCACAAGCCGCCCCAGGGCCGGCAGCATGGCCTCGGGCAGATAGACCACCTCGGCCTGGATGCGCCCCACCGAGGCGTGGCTGAAGTTCTCGCGCGGCTGTCGCATGGACACGATGCGCACGCTAAAGCCCTGGCGCTCCAGCAGCTCGATCTCGTTGGAAATAAACGTCTCGGAGATCCGGGGATACCCCTTGAGCACCATCACCAGCACCGGCTTTGCCGTCATCGTCGTTCCTTATCCCCGATAGCCGAACAGCAGGCGCAGCACGCGCCGGGTCAATCCGGAAAAAAGTTTTGCCTCAAGGGGCCGGCCAGCGGCCCGTTTGCCGGTCTCGGCCAGGGTCGGATAGGGCAGCACCGTGCCGGCCAGGGTGGACAGCCCGACCTTGCCGGCCTTGGCCGCCAGCCACAGGGCCAGCTGTTCCCCGGCTCCGGCCCCGGCGATACCCACGCCAAGCAGCCGCCCCCCCTTGCCGAGCACCAGCTTGACCAGCCCTTCGGGCGTCCCGGCCGCCCTGGCCCGGTCATTGCCGGCGTAGGGCTCGGCCACCACCGTATGGGCGATGCCGGCGGCCACGGCCTGGGCCTGCGTCAGCCCGGCGGCGGCCAGGCCCGGGTCGCTGTACACGCCGCGCGGCATGAAGCCGTAGGCGGCCTGCCTGGGCAGTCGGAACACCGCCCCGGCCAGGACCACGCCGCCTTCGTAGCCGGCGGCATGGGTGAACTGGTGCTCGCCCGTCACGTCCCCGGCCCCGAACACGTGGGGCAGGTTGGTGCGCAGCCGCCCGTCCAGCACAAGGCCCTTTTTTGTATGGGCAATGCCCACGGCGTCAAGGCCCAGGGCGTCGGTATTGGGCGTTCGTCCCTGGGCCACGAGAATAACCTCGGCGGCGACGGTTTCCCGCGCCCCCCCCTGCTCCACCGTGACCGTGCGCAGCCCGGCCGGGTCCGGCCCGACCACGCT is from Solidesulfovibrio magneticus RS-1 and encodes:
- a CDS encoding dihydrolipoyl dehydrogenase family protein — translated: MGHRGHYDLAVIGGGAAGLTVAAGAGRLGVKTLLIEAEPALGGDCLHYGCVPSKTLLETARARHMAARAEAFGLPAMALPPVDFAAVRRRIEAVIAGIQEHDSVARFTGLGVTVRFGQARFRDANSLEVYGETLTADRIVIAAGSRAAVPDIPGLAEAGYVTNRELFSLPGLPESLVILGGGAIAAEMGQAFARLGSRVTIIQRSGRLLSKEDPDLAQVVEAGLAADGVRLLLGAKVASVVGPDPAGLRTVTVEQGGARETVAAEVILVAQGRTPNTDALGLDAVGIAHTKKGLVLDGRLRTNLPHVFGAGDVTGEHQFTHAAGYEGGVVLAGAVFRLPRQAAYGFMPRGVYSDPGLAAAGLTQAQAVAAGIAHTVVAEPYAGNDRARAAGTPEGLVKLVLGKGGRLLGVGIAGAGAGEQLALWLAAKAGKVGLSTLAGTVLPYPTLAETGKRAAGRPLEAKLFSGLTRRVLRLLFGYRG